The following coding sequences lie in one Clostridiales bacterium genomic window:
- a CDS encoding carbohydrate ABC transporter permease has protein sequence MTFKKSRETTGETIFDVVNILIMILLLLSVAYPIWYILVYSFDDAIDASKAAFMLFPRKFTLYNYNIVFKDKAIFHAFAITVLRTVVGTVSSVFFTAMVSYGLSKKYLIGRKIYMGIGIVTLVFSAGMIPSYFVIKSLHLLNSFWVYIIPGLFSFYNALIFISFFKGLPDSIEESAQIDGANEFTIFLRIIIPLSMPVIATIALFNGVGQYNDYFTYVLYITDNESLRTMQNYLYQIIQANTALAMMKNVPAEMMAQNKTSAESLKYASMVVTCVPIVIVYPFLQKYFIKGVLIGSVKG, from the coding sequence GTGACATTCAAAAAAAGTCGTGAAACTACAGGAGAAACAATTTTTGACGTTGTCAATATATTGATTATGATATTGTTATTACTATCAGTAGCATATCCAATATGGTATATTCTAGTTTATTCGTTTGATGATGCTATAGATGCGTCAAAAGCTGCTTTTATGTTATTCCCTAGAAAGTTTACTCTATATAACTATAATATTGTATTTAAGGATAAAGCAATCTTTCATGCGTTCGCAATTACAGTTTTAAGAACAGTTGTAGGTACTGTTTCCAGTGTCTTCTTTACTGCTATGGTATCTTATGGACTAAGTAAAAAATATCTTATAGGAAGAAAAATATATATGGGCATCGGCATAGTCACATTGGTATTTTCAGCAGGAATGATTCCATCTTATTTTGTAATTAAATCTTTACATCTGTTAAACAGCTTTTGGGTTTATATTATTCCCGGACTGTTCTCTTTTTACAATGCACTGATTTTTATTTCCTTCTTCAAGGGCCTTCCCGATTCAATTGAAGAATCTGCGCAGATAGATGGAGCAAATGAGTTTACTATTTTTTTAAGAATTATCATCCCGCTTTCAATGCCAGTCATAGCCACAATCGCGCTTTTTAATGGAGTTGGCCAATATAACGATTATTTTACATATGTCCTCTATATTACCGACAACGAAAGTTTACGCACGATGCAAAATTATCTATATCAGATTATTCAAGCAAATACTGCTTTGGCAATGATGAAAAATGTACCGGCAGAGATGATGGCGCAGAACAAAACCTCTGCTGAATCCTTGAAATATGCTTCGATGGTCGTTACCTGTGTACCAATCGTCATTGTTTATCCATTTTTGCAAAAGTATTTTATAAAGGGAGTTTTAATAGGTTCAGTAAAAGGATAA
- a CDS encoding extracellular solute-binding protein, with product MKKRIISLCIAVALAISMFAGCANKNDKKSAASSEQANAEKPVDWYLNLSWFSSKWGDDWVTQKIIKDTGFKVNVIVPPAGGENQKLTTMIASGTLPDLITLGWSDTNLNQMISAKMLTPLNKLADKYAPDFYKNADKDVLIWNTKDDGNVYGYNCYTTNPEAVKNDPNVFSNYDMWVRKDIYEAIGKPDMATTEGFLKALRDAKAKYPTVENGTLIPLGVKPFGADGDENGSLSLCRELMDFLAIPYQTSDGKIYDRYTDPEYLRWLKMFRQATQEKLIPPDDFADNGDKVCTNLQNGRYFCMIDQWTDYTGQIQTWYASNPDKAYIAIPGPKNISGAEPTLSAGSPNGWLTTVISATGKHQENAIKFMTYMLSPEATELQIAGIEGKTFTKQGDKYIITQEYKDMLAKNDVSSGVGQWAYFCTNPQSVDYIDNILPSTKLIRDWNKPYSFYNGAFEFVPFEANTPEAKNQVSLYSLWDKTLPSLLHAKSDADFDKIMSDYVAKRKTLGYDTVNAALQKQLDSNNAKIAKFAK from the coding sequence ATGAAAAAGAGGATTATTTCCTTATGTATTGCAGTAGCACTTGCTATAAGTATGTTTGCTGGCTGTGCTAACAAAAACGATAAGAAAAGCGCAGCTTCGAGTGAACAGGCAAATGCTGAAAAACCTGTCGACTGGTATTTGAATCTCTCATGGTTTTCTTCAAAATGGGGCGATGACTGGGTCACCCAAAAGATTATAAAAGATACCGGGTTTAAGGTAAACGTAATTGTACCTCCAGCAGGCGGCGAAAACCAGAAGCTGACAACCATGATTGCATCTGGCACCTTACCTGATTTGATAACATTGGGCTGGTCTGATACAAATTTGAATCAGATGATTTCAGCCAAAATGCTTACACCTCTAAATAAATTGGCAGATAAGTATGCGCCTGATTTCTACAAGAATGCTGATAAGGATGTTCTTATTTGGAATACAAAGGACGATGGAAATGTCTATGGGTATAATTGTTATACAACCAACCCGGAAGCAGTTAAGAACGATCCGAATGTCTTCTCCAATTATGATATGTGGGTAAGGAAAGATATTTATGAAGCAATAGGAAAACCGGATATGGCGACAACGGAAGGTTTTTTAAAAGCTTTAAGGGACGCCAAGGCAAAGTATCCAACAGTTGAGAATGGAACATTAATCCCTCTGGGTGTCAAACCATTCGGCGCTGATGGAGATGAAAATGGCAGCCTTTCATTGTGCAGGGAATTGATGGATTTTCTTGCTATACCTTACCAGACTTCCGATGGAAAAATTTATGACCGTTATACAGATCCTGAGTATCTTCGCTGGCTGAAGATGTTCCGCCAGGCAACACAGGAAAAGCTTATACCTCCTGATGATTTTGCAGACAATGGGGACAAGGTATGTACCAATCTGCAGAATGGAAGATATTTCTGCATGATAGATCAATGGACAGACTATACCGGCCAGATACAAACCTGGTATGCAAGCAATCCCGATAAAGCATATATAGCTATTCCGGGGCCTAAGAATATAAGTGGAGCAGAACCAACGCTTAGCGCAGGCTCCCCTAATGGCTGGCTGACAACAGTTATTTCCGCGACAGGAAAGCATCAGGAAAATGCTATTAAATTTATGACTTATATGCTTTCACCTGAAGCTACCGAACTGCAGATTGCGGGTATTGAAGGTAAAACATTTACAAAGCAAGGAGACAAATATATAATCACACAGGAATACAAAGATATGCTTGCAAAGAATGACGTTTCGTCCGGCGTAGGACAATGGGCATATTTCTGCACAAACCCACAAAGCGTAGATTATATTGATAATATCCTGCCTTCAACAAAATTAATAAGAGATTGGAACAAGCCTTATTCTTTCTACAATGGGGCCTTTGAGTTCGTACCTTTTGAGGCAAACACTCCTGAGGCCAAAAATCAGGTTTCTCTATATTCACTGTGGGATAAAACACTGCCATCACTGTTACATGCTAAATCCGATGCCGATTTTGATAAAATAATGAGCGATTACGTTGCAAAGCGTAAAACCTTAGGATATGATACAGTGAATGCAGCGCTGCAAAAGCAGCTTGATTCCAATAATGCAAAAATCGCTAAATTTGCAAAATAA
- a CDS encoding QueT transporter family protein: MVKYDSKYIAKAGIIAAIYVALTLALGSLSFSAIQVRISEALVILPFIDSAAIPGVFIGCLIANIFGGLGLVDIVFGSLVTLLAAYLTSKMPNRILAVVPPVVLNAFIVSIWVSKFSNAPYLLTVLTIGLGEFFSVGGLGILLLMAVEKINKH, translated from the coding sequence TTGGTAAAATATGATTCTAAGTACATAGCAAAGGCTGGAATAATTGCAGCCATATATGTTGCACTCACATTAGCACTCGGTAGCCTTTCATTTTCAGCAATACAGGTCAGGATTTCCGAAGCCTTGGTTATTTTGCCTTTTATAGATAGTGCAGCTATACCCGGAGTCTTTATAGGCTGTTTGATAGCTAATATATTTGGGGGGCTGGGTCTTGTAGATATCGTTTTCGGAAGCCTTGTAACGCTTCTGGCGGCATATTTAACATCAAAAATGCCGAATAGGATACTTGCAGTAGTGCCTCCTGTGGTTCTAAATGCTTTTATAGTATCAATATGGGTGAGCAAGTTTTCAAATGCCCCATACCTGCTGACAGTGCTTACGATAGGTCTTGGAGAATTCTTTTCAGTAGGCGGTCTTGGGATTCTTCTCCTGATGGCGGTTGAAAAGATTAATAAACACTAA